One region of Bacterioplanoides sp. SCSIO 12839 genomic DNA includes:
- the menA gene encoding 1,4-dihydroxy-2-naphthoate octaprenyltransferase produces MTTNVAPWVAWWLAIRPKTLPAVIAPVLTGQFLAYCHSSGSFDKAIFACILICAVCLQIAVNLANDVFDFKRGVDSSDRLGPRRAAHQGWLTPQQLMRAVLWVLLVAVISGAVLVLHGGWLFLLFGIASVIAALAYSAGPWPLSSNALGEITVFLFFGLLAVCGGYYLHTFDVSPQAWRIGVMMGFLTAAIMLVNNLRDRVSDEKADKTTLVILVGPTYARGIYSLMLLAPSSWLITETVLGWLALILALGLCWRVFHNDGAKLNQLLAQTAAFCLVYALLFVAGHLL; encoded by the coding sequence ATGACAACAAATGTTGCGCCTTGGGTGGCCTGGTGGTTGGCCATTCGCCCAAAAACACTGCCTGCTGTCATTGCTCCTGTTCTGACAGGCCAGTTTCTGGCTTATTGCCATTCTTCTGGGTCCTTCGATAAGGCCATCTTTGCCTGCATCCTGATCTGTGCTGTGTGTCTGCAAATAGCCGTTAATCTGGCCAATGATGTTTTCGATTTTAAACGAGGCGTTGATTCTTCAGATCGTTTAGGACCGCGCCGTGCAGCGCATCAAGGTTGGTTAACTCCACAGCAGCTGATGCGGGCTGTGTTATGGGTTTTGTTGGTTGCTGTGATATCCGGTGCGGTTTTGGTGTTGCACGGTGGCTGGTTGTTCCTGCTCTTTGGCATCGCCAGTGTGATCGCTGCGTTAGCGTACAGTGCTGGCCCGTGGCCTTTATCATCCAATGCTCTTGGCGAAATAACCGTTTTTTTATTTTTTGGTTTATTGGCGGTTTGTGGTGGTTATTATTTACACACATTTGATGTTTCACCACAGGCCTGGCGGATAGGCGTTATGATGGGCTTTTTAACGGCGGCCATTATGTTAGTCAATAACCTGAGGGATCGGGTATCTGATGAAAAAGCGGATAAAACCACGTTGGTCATATTAGTAGGTCCTACCTACGCCCGAGGGATCTACAGCCTGATGCTGCTGGCTCCGTCATCCTGGCTGATTACTGAAACAGTATTGGGGTGGCTGGCATTGATATTAGCATTGGGGCTTTGCTGGCGTGTTTTCCATAATGATGGCGCGAAGCTCAACCAGCTACTGGCGCAAACCGCCGCCTTTTGTCTGGTGTATGCGTTATTATTTGTTGCAGGTCATCTTTTATAA
- the pdxH gene encoding pyridoxamine 5'-phosphate oxidase — MLNLADIRKEYTQGRLDEQTCAEHPLLQFHAWFEQYRETTPPEPTIMTVATVDQTGCPWQRILLLKGYDDNGFVFFTNFDSNKGQQLSDNAQASLHFFWIEMERQIQIQGSVEKISREDAQRYFHSRPRESQLGAWASAQSRPLDNRQQLEDKFAEVSQQFEGQDVPLPDYWGGYRVKPERMEFWQGGAHRLHDRVEYQLQGGSWSKRRLNP; from the coding sequence ATGCTGAATCTTGCCGATATCCGTAAAGAATATACTCAGGGCCGACTGGACGAACAAACCTGTGCTGAGCATCCGTTACTACAGTTTCACGCCTGGTTTGAACAATACCGTGAGACCACTCCTCCAGAGCCTACGATTATGACGGTAGCAACGGTCGATCAAACCGGTTGTCCATGGCAACGTATTTTATTGCTGAAAGGTTATGACGATAACGGCTTCGTCTTTTTCACCAACTTTGACAGTAATAAAGGGCAGCAGCTAAGCGACAATGCGCAGGCCAGCCTTCATTTTTTCTGGATTGAAATGGAACGCCAGATTCAGATTCAGGGATCTGTGGAAAAAATTTCGCGAGAAGACGCGCAGCGTTATTTTCATTCCCGTCCGCGCGAGAGTCAGTTAGGTGCATGGGCTTCCGCACAGAGTCGGCCACTGGATAATCGTCAACAGCTGGAAGATAAGTTTGCTGAAGTTTCTCAGCAGTTTGAAGGTCAGGATGTTCCATTGCCAGATTATTGGGGCGGCTACCGTGTGAAGCCTGAGAGAATGGAATTCTGGCAGGGTGGCGCGCACCGTTTACATGACCGCGTTGAATATCAGCTGCAAGGCGGAAGCTGGTCTAAGCGGCGTCTCAACCCATGA
- a CDS encoding HAMP domain-containing protein yields the protein MTSGQHQDPPVKRRHVGLKLLSYLLGFSFIVTLITFGAILLSDYYRGINEYGNSISQIRSGYQQSISYSLWNFDTRQINSQLEGILNFPGVVYVYIESEGSLAHSAGNVLASSDERHSFPLSYQSTGNIYELGELYIDIDYTGLYQELMDKTFEILITQFLKTFSVSVFVLFIVRLLITRRLKVMSDWADSFSLNKLDQPLNLRLHQNEHDELDLVADAINEMREKLKQDVVERQQAQTLLEDTKERLALAIDNAALGFCQYHSHNDRVVCNHHFAKLMGSTQSELEQLSHPMEHLRDLVSGEMAAEQRERFNQLLYGRINRLQACLNLTDFSGQDKWVDTTIQVTRFEENLPAEILICVVDKTKEQQASRQAQELTLSLENKVAKRTEELYEEQQRTKVNIQKLSQQLERQQKNQSNCLQNPFNQLLLQYMNQGNAELLTLTQAYLDIALNGQQDTLDLSQSIKHWMTNKLPLDSIEVDQDLPLSLILEENERLIYFLLDNIILKDPVFPTCERIGLKLSLLGNYASIHISMANHQPLDSQPSAPPAATHLYEYIIGNQMQGEFKRKLTDNQLTIEFSFALIRET from the coding sequence TTGACGTCAGGTCAACACCAAGACCCCCCTGTTAAGCGCCGCCATGTTGGCCTGAAGCTGCTGTCTTACCTGCTAGGGTTTAGCTTTATTGTCACACTGATTACCTTTGGTGCCATTTTGCTGAGTGATTATTACCGTGGCATCAATGAATATGGCAACAGTATCTCGCAAATTCGCTCAGGCTATCAGCAGAGTATCAGTTACAGCCTGTGGAACTTTGATACCCGCCAGATTAACTCGCAGCTTGAGGGCATTCTGAATTTCCCCGGAGTCGTCTACGTCTATATTGAATCAGAAGGAAGCCTTGCGCACAGTGCCGGAAATGTTCTGGCCAGCAGCGATGAGCGCCATTCATTTCCGCTATCCTATCAAAGTACCGGCAACATCTATGAGCTGGGAGAGCTGTATATTGATATTGATTACACTGGCTTATATCAGGAGTTGATGGATAAGACCTTTGAAATTTTAATTACTCAGTTTCTTAAAACCTTTTCTGTTTCTGTCTTTGTACTGTTTATCGTCCGCTTATTAATCACCCGACGTCTCAAGGTGATGTCTGACTGGGCAGATTCTTTTTCTTTAAACAAACTCGACCAGCCGCTCAACCTGAGGCTTCACCAGAATGAACATGATGAACTTGACCTGGTTGCTGATGCCATCAATGAAATGCGGGAGAAGCTGAAGCAGGATGTAGTTGAACGACAACAAGCTCAGACTCTGCTGGAAGACACCAAAGAGCGTCTGGCACTGGCTATTGATAACGCCGCTTTAGGGTTTTGCCAATACCATAGCCATAATGATCGAGTGGTTTGCAACCATCACTTTGCCAAGCTAATGGGTTCCACACAGTCCGAACTGGAACAACTGTCGCACCCAATGGAACATTTGCGGGATCTGGTCAGTGGCGAGATGGCTGCCGAACAAAGAGAACGCTTTAACCAGCTACTCTATGGCCGTATTAACCGACTTCAGGCGTGCCTTAATCTCACGGATTTTTCCGGCCAGGATAAATGGGTTGATACCACCATTCAGGTCACTCGGTTTGAAGAGAATCTACCCGCCGAAATTCTGATTTGTGTCGTTGATAAAACCAAAGAACAACAAGCCAGTCGCCAGGCACAGGAGTTGACTCTGTCGTTGGAAAATAAAGTCGCCAAACGCACAGAAGAACTTTACGAAGAGCAACAGCGTACCAAGGTCAATATTCAGAAGTTATCGCAACAATTAGAAAGACAGCAAAAGAATCAAAGTAACTGCCTTCAGAATCCGTTCAATCAGCTACTGTTGCAATACATGAACCAGGGAAATGCTGAGCTGTTAACGCTGACTCAGGCTTACCTGGATATTGCATTAAATGGCCAACAAGACACCTTAGACCTGAGCCAAAGTATCAAGCACTGGATGACTAACAAACTACCATTGGATTCTATCGAGGTCGATCAGGATCTGCCTCTGTCACTGATCCTGGAAGAAAATGAGCGCCTGATTTATTTTTTACTCGACAATATCATTCTCAAAGATCCGGTATTCCCAACATGCGAGCGTATTGGGCTGAAGCTATCGCTGCTGGGCAATTATGCCAGCATCCATATTTCAATGGCGAACCACCAACCTCTTGACTCTCAACCATCTGCTCCACCTGCTGCAACACATCTGTACGAATACATCATTGGTAATCAAATGCAGGGAGAGTTCAAACGCAAGCTGACGGATAATCAGCTCACGATTGAATTCAGCTTTGCCCTGATCCGCGAAACCTAA
- a CDS encoding OmpW family protein, translated as MKLLKTLLASAVAISAMPALAYEAGDIVVKAGVINVNPKEDNIDQKDLAGLGITTDGQVSDDTQLGLTLTYMVTPKVGVEVLAATPFRHDVTVSGNKIAETKHLPPTVSAQYYLLDPASKIQPYVGLGVNHTFFFEEDGAAPHLEKSWGLSYSAGVNYDIDERFLANVAVWKLDIDTEINGGPADGVDVEIDPLVFMVGAGMKF; from the coding sequence ATGAAACTGTTGAAAACCCTGTTAGCTAGCGCTGTTGCTATTTCTGCTATGCCTGCTCTGGCTTATGAAGCTGGTGATATTGTTGTTAAAGCGGGCGTTATTAACGTAAACCCGAAAGAAGATAACATCGATCAGAAAGACCTTGCGGGCCTTGGTATTACTACTGATGGTCAAGTGAGTGACGATACTCAACTGGGTCTGACACTGACTTACATGGTAACTCCAAAAGTAGGTGTTGAAGTACTGGCTGCGACACCATTTCGCCATGATGTAACCGTAAGCGGTAACAAAATTGCTGAAACCAAGCATCTGCCACCAACCGTTTCAGCTCAGTACTACTTGCTGGATCCTGCGTCTAAAATCCAGCCATACGTTGGTTTAGGTGTAAACCACACGTTCTTCTTTGAAGAAGATGGTGCTGCTCCACATCTGGAAAAGAGCTGGGGTCTGTCTTACTCAGCGGGTGTGAACTACGATATCGACGAACGTTTCCTGGCGAATGTTGCTGTATGGAAGCTGGATATTGATACCGAGATTAACGGTGGCCCTGCTGACGGCGTTGACGTAGAAATCGACCCGCTGGTATTCATGGTTGGAGCTGGTATGAAGTTCTGA